One Thiocapsa sp. genomic window carries:
- the lgt gene encoding prolipoprotein diacylglyceryl transferase, which produces MLTYPDIDPVALGLGPLRIHWYGLMYLVGFAAAWMLGRWRAGQPQSGWTTEMVDDLIFYGVIGTILGGRLGYMLFYGFDQLAANPLNILKVWEGGMAFHGGLIGVLIAIYLFARRHRMRFFQVGDFLAPLVPLGLFAGRIGNFINGELWGHRTDLPWGMRLPCLEFPAQCADLPQGTVWSIPVHASQLYQAALEGLALFIVLWIFSSKPRPMMAVSGVFLLGYGLSRFAVEFVRVPDAQIGYLAFGWLTMGQLLSMPMILFGALLLALAYRRRPSS; this is translated from the coding sequence ATGTTGACCTACCCCGATATCGATCCCGTCGCACTCGGCCTTGGACCCCTGCGGATCCATTGGTACGGGCTCATGTACCTCGTCGGATTCGCCGCCGCCTGGATGCTCGGGCGCTGGCGGGCAGGCCAGCCGCAGTCGGGCTGGACCACGGAGATGGTGGATGACCTCATCTTCTACGGTGTCATCGGCACCATCCTCGGGGGTCGGCTCGGCTACATGCTTTTCTACGGGTTCGACCAACTAGCCGCGAACCCGCTGAACATCCTCAAGGTCTGGGAAGGCGGAATGGCCTTCCATGGCGGACTGATCGGCGTGTTGATCGCGATCTACTTGTTCGCGCGTCGCCATCGCATGCGGTTCTTCCAGGTTGGCGACTTCCTTGCCCCGCTCGTTCCGCTCGGACTCTTCGCCGGGCGGATCGGCAACTTCATCAACGGCGAGCTCTGGGGTCACCGGACCGATCTCCCCTGGGGGATGCGCCTACCCTGCCTGGAATTTCCGGCGCAATGCGCGGATCTGCCGCAAGGGACGGTCTGGAGCATCCCGGTGCATGCCTCGCAGCTCTATCAGGCCGCGCTCGAGGGTCTTGCCCTCTTCATTGTCCTCTGGATCTTTTCCAGCAAACCGCGCCCCATGATGGCCGTCTCGGGGGTCTTCCTGCTCGGCTACGGCCTCTCGAGGTTTGCCGTTGAATTCGTGCGCGTGCCGGACGCCCAAATCGGCTATCTCGCCTTTGGCTGGCTGACGATGGGTCAACTGCTGTCGATGCCCATGATCCTGTTCGGCGCACTGCTGCTCGCGCTCGCCTACAGGCGTCGTCCGTCGTCGTAA
- a CDS encoding Smr/MutS family protein, whose translation MKKQIQESDLALFREHVQDAEPVRHDQVEHERRRPPPVPRPRPVELPEEQGGTLLSESEVETHEFLLFTRPGVQRRLMAELQRGGIEVGLELDLHGLHVEQARGLLAEFLAECGRRHVRCALIVHGKGYRSAGRQPVLKQKVNYWLRLYDEVLAFCSATRKDGGTGAVYILLRNPSKSSRTP comes from the coding sequence ATGAAGAAACAAATCCAAGAATCTGATTTGGCGTTGTTTCGCGAGCATGTCCAGGACGCCGAGCCAGTTCGCCATGACCAAGTCGAGCACGAACGCCGCAGGCCGCCACCCGTCCCGCGCCCGCGTCCTGTGGAGTTGCCCGAAGAACAGGGCGGGACGCTGCTGTCCGAGTCGGAGGTGGAGACGCATGAATTTCTCCTCTTCACTCGCCCCGGTGTCCAGCGGCGCCTGATGGCCGAGCTGCAGCGCGGCGGCATCGAGGTCGGACTCGAGCTCGACCTGCACGGACTCCATGTCGAGCAGGCGCGCGGTCTCCTGGCCGAATTCCTTGCCGAATGCGGTCGGCGCCATGTCCGCTGCGCCCTCATCGTCCACGGCAAGGGCTATCGCTCCGCCGGCCGACAACCGGTCCTTAAACAAAAGGTCAATTATTGGCTGCGTCTCTACGACGAGGTACTGGCCTTCTGCTCCGCCACGCGGAAAGACGGCGGAACGGGTGCCGTCTATATCCTGCTGCGCAACCCGAGCAAGTCGAGCCGGACGCCCTGA
- the surE gene encoding 5'/3'-nucleotidase SurE translates to MKILVSNDDGYQSPGLIRLADALSALGEVLVVAPERDRSGASNSLTLDVPLRATRMANGYIRVDGTPTDCVHLALTGLADVDPDIVVAGINHGPNLGDDVLYSGTVAAATEGRFLGLPAIAVSMHAHEPQHLETGAAVAVELVTRLRAAPLESTIILNVNVPDVPYDRIKGFVATRLGHRHKAEAVVPAFDPRGRRIYWVGPAGPEQDAGPGTDFFAVRSGFVSITPLQVDLTRHSALESVRQWLDPRP, encoded by the coding sequence ATGAAGATTCTCGTGAGCAACGACGACGGTTATCAGTCGCCCGGTCTGATCAGGCTTGCCGACGCCCTTTCCGCGCTGGGCGAGGTCTTGGTCGTCGCGCCCGAGCGCGATCGCAGCGGGGCGAGCAATTCCTTGACACTCGATGTGCCGCTGCGGGCGACCCGGATGGCGAACGGCTACATCCGCGTCGACGGGACCCCGACCGATTGTGTCCACCTCGCCTTGACCGGTCTTGCGGACGTCGATCCCGATATCGTCGTGGCCGGGATCAATCACGGTCCGAATCTCGGCGACGACGTGCTGTATTCCGGGACGGTTGCGGCGGCAACCGAGGGGCGGTTTCTCGGTCTGCCCGCGATCGCGGTGTCCATGCACGCGCACGAGCCGCAGCATCTGGAAACCGGCGCGGCCGTTGCGGTGGAGCTGGTCACCCGATTGCGCGCGGCACCGCTCGAGTCGACGATCATCCTGAACGTCAACGTACCGGACGTTCCGTATGACCGGATCAAGGGCTTCGTCGCGACCCGCTTGGGGCATCGGCACAAGGCGGAGGCCGTCGTGCCTGCGTTTGATCCGCGCGGGCGTCGCATCTATTGGGTCGGACCCGCCGGTCCGGAGCAGGACGCAGGGCCCGGCACGGATTTCTTCGCCGTACGCAGCGGTTTCGTCTCGATCACCCCCTTGCAGGTGGACCTGACCCGACACAGTGCGTTGGAATCCGTTCGCCAATGGTTGGATCCGCGCCCTTGA
- a CDS encoding protein-L-isoaspartate(D-aspartate) O-methyltransferase, which produces MTSQRTRARLIQRLEEAGIRMPELLDVIRRLPRHLFVDEALASRAYEDSALPIGHGQTISQPYTVARMTQALMEPSKPDTVLEIGTGSGFQTAVLASLVRRVYSVERIGALLERARDRLRLLEYRNIRFRHDDGALGWPEYAPFDGILVTAAPRGVPRVLAEQLAPGGVMILPIWEGEAQVLLRVTRTAQGFEQEVLEPVSFVPLVAGVS; this is translated from the coding sequence ATGACCTCGCAGCGCACCCGCGCGCGCCTGATCCAGCGTCTGGAAGAGGCGGGGATCCGAATGCCGGAGCTCCTCGACGTGATCCGCCGATTACCGCGCCATCTGTTCGTCGACGAGGCGTTGGCGAGCCGGGCCTACGAGGACTCGGCGCTGCCGATCGGCCATGGCCAAACCATTTCTCAGCCCTACACGGTCGCGCGGATGACCCAGGCGTTGATGGAGCCATCCAAGCCCGATACCGTGCTCGAGATCGGCACCGGCTCCGGGTTTCAGACGGCGGTCCTCGCATCGCTGGTGCGCCGGGTCTACAGCGTGGAGCGGATCGGTGCCTTGCTCGAGCGCGCCCGGGATCGACTTCGGCTGCTCGAATATCGAAACATCCGGTTTCGCCATGACGACGGCGCGCTGGGCTGGCCCGAATATGCCCCCTTCGACGGTATCCTGGTGACGGCGGCGCCGCGCGGTGTTCCGCGCGTCCTGGCCGAGCAGTTGGCGCCCGGGGGCGTCATGATCCTGCCGATTTGGGAAGGAGAGGCCCAGGTGCTTCTGCGCGTCACGCGCACGGCTCAAGGCTTCGAGCAGGAGGTTCTCGAGCCGGTCAGTTTCGTGCCCCTGGTTGCGGGCGTATCTTGA
- a CDS encoding peptidoglycan DD-metalloendopeptidase family protein — protein sequence MDKIEISSGLLAPPSEDGRDGPRARPARRRAMLSIGLCVLGLCVIALLGGCASKGPAPVGGWDWVGPVPDGYYLIRRGDTLSEVATRHGVGLRTLAGWNGLESPYSIYAGRLLRVTPPDGSPAPQPSAPRSAPAVVAAPATPERAPQGSGTPKAAGTAAQAGSAAASGVSWAWPLEGSLAQRFSTGDRTRQGVRIRARAGEQVKAAADGQVVYSGSGLKGYGNLIIIKHNDKYLSAYGFNRRLLVAEGDRVTRGQAVAEVGQAVDGGGYLLHFEIRRDGTAVDPLLYLPPRS from the coding sequence ATGGATAAAATCGAAATCTCCAGCGGCCTGCTCGCTCCCCCGTCGGAGGATGGCCGCGACGGCCCCCGGGCACGCCCCGCGCGGCGTCGTGCAATGCTGTCGATCGGCCTCTGCGTGCTTGGCCTGTGCGTGATCGCACTGCTCGGAGGCTGTGCCTCCAAGGGTCCGGCACCGGTCGGCGGCTGGGATTGGGTCGGTCCGGTTCCGGACGGCTACTACCTCATTCGCCGGGGAGATACGCTCAGCGAGGTCGCGACTCGGCACGGGGTGGGTCTTCGCACGCTCGCGGGTTGGAATGGCCTGGAATCACCTTACTCGATCTATGCCGGTCGACTGCTGCGGGTGACGCCTCCGGACGGATCGCCTGCGCCGCAACCCTCCGCGCCCCGGAGTGCTCCTGCGGTCGTCGCAGCCCCCGCGACCCCGGAGCGCGCTCCGCAAGGGAGCGGCACGCCAAAGGCAGCCGGAACGGCGGCGCAAGCCGGCTCCGCCGCAGCCTCGGGCGTGTCCTGGGCCTGGCCGCTCGAGGGCTCGCTCGCGCAGAGGTTCAGCACCGGCGACCGCACGCGCCAAGGCGTCCGGATCCGCGCACGTGCAGGCGAGCAGGTGAAGGCTGCAGCCGATGGCCAAGTGGTTTACAGCGGCAGTGGACTCAAAGGGTACGGCAACCTTATCATCATCAAACATAACGACAAATATCTGAGCGCTTACGGGTTCAATCGCAGGCTGCTCGTTGCCGAGGGGGATCGGGTCACGCGCGGACAGGCGGTCGCGGAGGTAGGTCAAGCGGTCGATGGGGGCGGTTACCTTCTGCACTTCGAGATTCGCCGAGACGGTACGGCTGTCGACCCGCTACTCTATCTGCCTCCGCGATCGTAA
- the rpoS gene encoding RNA polymerase sigma factor RpoS translates to MSSADAREPKVDGSDLASDLDGEILLEGEDSEPTDEDIDSNEADPVESEPIEPAAVEPAAERFSSGAGDFDATRLYLNEIGESKLLTAEEEVALSRAAQSGDNAARHRMIVCNLRLVVKIARRYLNRGLPLLDLIEEGNLGLIRAVEKFDPERGFRFSTYATWWIRQTIERAIMNQTRTVRLPIHVVKEINIYLKAARKLSQSLDHEPTTEDIAVLLGKPIGEVKRMLGLNERIASVDTPYSKDADKPLVDMLQDEAADDPADRIQDTDIQANLEHWLGKLNAKQREVVERRFGLHGYENSTLENVAQELGVTRERVRQIQMDALRRLRDILEKEGFSIDAFFK, encoded by the coding sequence ATGTCAAGCGCCGACGCTCGTGAGCCCAAGGTCGATGGTTCCGATCTCGCTTCGGACCTTGACGGCGAGATCCTGCTCGAAGGCGAGGACTCCGAGCCGACCGACGAGGATATCGACTCCAACGAGGCCGATCCGGTCGAGTCCGAGCCGATCGAGCCGGCGGCGGTCGAGCCCGCGGCCGAGCGCTTCAGCTCGGGCGCAGGCGATTTCGATGCGACCCGTCTCTACCTGAACGAAATCGGCGAGTCGAAGCTTCTCACGGCGGAGGAAGAGGTGGCGCTCTCGCGCGCCGCTCAGAGTGGCGACAACGCCGCGCGCCACCGCATGATTGTCTGCAACCTCCGATTGGTGGTGAAGATCGCCCGGCGCTATCTCAATCGCGGCCTCCCTCTGTTGGATCTGATCGAAGAGGGCAACCTCGGTTTGATCCGCGCCGTGGAGAAATTCGACCCGGAGCGGGGATTTCGTTTCTCCACCTATGCCACCTGGTGGATCCGCCAGACGATCGAGCGGGCGATCATGAACCAGACGCGGACCGTGCGTCTGCCGATTCATGTCGTGAAGGAGATCAACATCTATCTCAAGGCGGCGCGTAAGCTCTCGCAGAGTCTCGATCACGAGCCGACCACCGAGGACATCGCCGTCCTACTCGGCAAGCCGATCGGCGAGGTCAAGCGGATGCTCGGGTTGAACGAGCGGATTGCCTCGGTGGATACGCCCTACAGCAAGGATGCCGACAAGCCGCTCGTCGACATGCTCCAGGACGAGGCTGCCGATGACCCGGCCGACCGCATCCAGGACACGGATATTCAGGCCAATCTCGAGCACTGGCTCGGAAAGCTCAACGCCAAGCAGCGCGAGGTGGTGGAGCGTCGCTTCGGTCTGCACGGTTACGAGAACTCGACCCTCGAGAACGTCGCACAGGAGCTGGGCGTTACCCGAGAGCGCGTGCGTCAAATCCAAATGGACGCGCTGCGGCGGCTGCGCGATATCCTGGAAAAAGAAGGGTTTTCGATCGATGCTTTTTTCAAGTAA
- the ccoN gene encoding cytochrome-c oxidase, cbb3-type subunit I, with protein MEASLERKYNFDVVRWFTIMAVVYLVVGASVGVYIAAELAWPALNLDSPYLSFGRLRPLHTNAVIFAFGGCTLMATAFYTVQRTCGARLWSDKMAWFTFWGWNLVIVLAVITLPLGLTQAKEYAELEWPIDILIAVVWLSFTINFVMTIANRKSSHIYVSNWFFLGMMIMIVYLHVVNSLAIPVGLFKSYSIFSGVQDAMIQWWWGHNAVGFYLTAGFLGIMYYFVPKQAGRPIYSYRLSVIHFWALMFGYVWLGAHHLQYTALPDWTGSLGAAVSIAMIIPSWGGAVNGMMTLSGAWDRLRTDYVLRFLIIALAFYAMSTFEGPVMSLKTVNALSHYTDWTIGHVHSGALGWVAGISIGAIYHLMTRLYHTEMYSVRLINFHFWTATIGTVIYIVAMWVSGIMQGLMWRAYDEYGTLAYTFVESVDAMHPYYAMRTVGGAIFLLGAVVMLFNILMTVRKSLSEGSLSKARALPAAA; from the coding sequence ATGGAAGCCAGTCTGGAACGGAAGTACAACTTCGACGTTGTACGCTGGTTCACGATCATGGCCGTCGTCTACCTGGTGGTCGGCGCGTCTGTCGGGGTCTATATCGCAGCAGAGCTGGCTTGGCCGGCACTGAATCTCGATAGCCCCTATTTATCGTTCGGGCGTCTGCGCCCGCTTCACACCAACGCCGTCATCTTCGCCTTCGGCGGCTGTACCCTGATGGCCACCGCCTTCTATACCGTCCAACGCACCTGCGGCGCACGCCTCTGGAGCGACAAGATGGCGTGGTTTACCTTTTGGGGTTGGAATCTGGTCATCGTTCTGGCCGTCATCACCCTTCCGCTGGGTCTGACTCAAGCGAAGGAATACGCGGAGCTCGAATGGCCGATCGACATCCTGATCGCCGTAGTTTGGCTCTCGTTCACCATCAATTTCGTGATGACCATCGCCAACCGGAAGTCCTCGCACATTTACGTGTCGAACTGGTTCTTCCTCGGCATGATGATCATGATCGTCTATCTGCACGTGGTGAACAGCCTGGCCATCCCGGTTGGACTCTTCAAGTCGTATTCGATCTTCTCGGGCGTCCAAGACGCCATGATCCAGTGGTGGTGGGGACATAATGCGGTCGGGTTCTACCTGACGGCCGGCTTCCTCGGGATCATGTATTACTTCGTGCCGAAGCAGGCGGGACGCCCGATCTACTCCTACCGTCTCTCCGTTATCCATTTCTGGGCTTTGATGTTCGGTTACGTCTGGCTCGGTGCGCATCATCTGCAATACACCGCGCTGCCCGATTGGACCGGATCGCTCGGGGCCGCGGTCTCCATCGCGATGATCATCCCCTCCTGGGGCGGTGCCGTGAACGGCATGATGACCCTCTCGGGTGCCTGGGATCGGTTGCGGACCGACTATGTTCTGCGCTTCCTGATCATCGCACTCGCCTTCTACGCCATGTCGACCTTCGAAGGCCCGGTCATGTCGCTGAAGACGGTCAACGCCCTCTCGCATTACACCGACTGGACCATCGGTCATGTGCATTCCGGTGCGCTGGGCTGGGTTGCGGGGATCTCGATCGGTGCGATCTACCACCTCATGACACGGCTTTATCACACCGAGATGTACTCGGTGCGCTTGATCAACTTCCACTTCTGGACAGCGACGATCGGGACCGTGATCTATATCGTGGCCATGTGGGTCTCGGGGATCATGCAGGGTCTGATGTGGCGGGCCTACGACGAGTACGGCACCTTGGCCTATACCTTCGTGGAATCCGTCGACGCGATGCACCCCTACTACGCCATGCGCACGGTCGGTGGTGCGATCTTCCTGCTCGGCGCCGTCGTCATGCTCTTCAACATCTTGATGACCGTGCGTAAGTCGTTGTCCGAAGGCAGCCTGAGCAAGGCGCGCGCCTTGCCGGCAGCGGCATGA
- the ccoO gene encoding cytochrome-c oxidase, cbb3-type subunit II produces MADKKTKPKSFQEWMEVNIWGLLIVTALVLSVGGLVEIVPLFYMKNTMEHNTYPEIVWDKAGKEPIVTVDEAGRQQWNWKPGEGMRPYTALELAGRDIYQREGCYLCHSQMIRPFRDERERYGHYSLASESMFDHPFQWGSKRTGPDLARVGGKYSDEWQRQHMRAPRSLVPESVMPGYPWLDENYLSGKRMQRHMRGMRTIGVPYSDVDIEAAPALVEGKTEMDALVAYMQVLGTMVALDESKTYRE; encoded by the coding sequence ATGGCCGATAAAAAGACGAAGCCGAAGTCCTTTCAGGAATGGATGGAGGTCAACATCTGGGGCCTGCTCATCGTGACGGCCCTGGTGCTGTCCGTGGGCGGGTTGGTCGAGATCGTCCCGCTCTTCTATATGAAGAACACCATGGAGCACAACACCTATCCGGAGATCGTGTGGGACAAGGCCGGTAAGGAGCCGATCGTGACGGTCGACGAGGCCGGCCGGCAGCAATGGAACTGGAAGCCGGGCGAGGGGATGCGTCCCTACACGGCGCTCGAGCTGGCCGGGCGTGACATCTATCAGCGCGAGGGGTGTTATCTGTGCCATTCGCAGATGATTCGTCCCTTCCGCGACGAGCGCGAGCGTTACGGGCACTACTCGCTGGCCTCCGAGTCCATGTTCGATCACCCCTTCCAATGGGGCTCGAAGCGCACCGGACCGGATCTCGCACGGGTCGGCGGTAAGTACTCGGACGAATGGCAGCGCCAGCACATGCGTGCACCGCGCTCCTTGGTCCCCGAGTCCGTGATGCCGGGTTACCCCTGGTTGGACGAGAACTATCTGAGCGGCAAGAGGATGCAGCGTCATATGCGCGGCATGCGGACCATCGGCGTGCCCTATTCGGATGTCGATATCGAGGCCGCTCCGGCTCTGGTGGAAGGCAAGACCGAGATGGATGCATTGGTGGCCTACATGCAGGTCCTGGGCACCATGGTCGCCCTCGACGAGTCCAAGACCTACCGTGAGTAG
- a CDS encoding cbb3-type cytochrome c oxidase subunit 3, with amino-acid sequence MSSLSDYFKTDWQAMTTNDWIGTILTVVIFLLMVGAYFYVFRPKNREKLEAMKHIPFEEDNENTGDSHGRK; translated from the coding sequence GTGAGTAGTCTCAGCGACTATTTTAAGACCGATTGGCAGGCGATGACGACGAACGATTGGATCGGCACGATCCTCACCGTCGTCATCTTCCTGCTGATGGTCGGCGCCTACTTCTACGTCTTCCGTCCCAAGAACCGGGAAAAGCTCGAAGCCATGAAGCATATCCCGTTCGAAGAGGACAACGAGAACACAGGAGACTCACATGGCCGAAAATAA